AAGAAGCAACACAGAAATAAGCTCAGAATATTTCGTGAATCCACGTTCACGATATTGTTGTTACAAGAGCATATTATTGGCATGGAAAGTGGAATATGTTTTCTCCAACATATCTTTATCGGTGATATTCTCGCCATATAATTTCAATTGAGATGTAATTTTGAACATGGCAGAGTTATACTCGCTCACACTTTTATAATCTTGCAATCGCAAGTGTAGCCAATCATAGCGAGCTTTAGGAAGTATCACCGTTTTCTGGTGATCATATCTTTCTTTGAGATCTTTCCAAAGAGTTGATGGATCTTTAATAGTCAGATATTCAGTTTTCAAGCCTTCATCAAGGTGATGGCGAAGAAATATCATGGCCTTTGCCTTGTCTTGTTCAGAGGTCTTATTTCCCTCTTTTATGGTGTCACCGAGACCCATTGCACTAAGATGGATTTCAGCATCAAGAATCCATGTCAAATAATTTTTGCCGGTGACATCAAGTGCGTTAAACTCAAGTTTCGTAAGATTCGACATTTTCACTAAAAATAAACAAAACTCGAATCAACATCAATATTTATGCACATAAATATAATGCAATGCGATAATTTTTTATGACAAGATAACAAATAATTTGCGAAAGAAACAGATTATCACTTATCAAATATACTCACTTAaacaaatataatatattacACATAATGATGCATTTAATCAACAAGTTTAATAGAACATGATTTTAGTTAAGTCTCAGAGACTAAAATATATGCTATTCATTGATAACAACCCATCTTAGTTAACATGACAATTATTAACACGCATGCACAAGTAAAACAAATATAAATTACTGCTACATCAACTCTTAGTCACGGAAATAGATTATAAAAGCTGCAGGAGACAAGGCATAGCCTAGCTTTTAGTTTTTAACTATTCGTGCAAAGTGCAAATCTCCCTAAATTTGTACAACATTCAGATTATAGCATAAAAATATCAAGCCACTTAAGTAATTTGCAAGGGATAACATAAGAACTAATACAAATAATTCATGAAGCAGAAAACAAGTGAAGTGATTTTAATTTTACTTACGCAAATGTTCAACT
This window of the Apium graveolens cultivar Ventura unplaced genomic scaffold, ASM990537v1 ctg8816, whole genome shotgun sequence genome carries:
- the LOC141705349 gene encoding uncharacterized protein LOC141705349 — translated: MSNLTKLEFNALDVTGKNYLTWILDAEIHLSAMGLGDTIKEGNKTSEQDKAKAMIFLRHHLDEGLKTEYLTIKDPSTLWKDLKERYDHQKTVILPKARYDWLHLRLQDYKSVSEYNSAMFKITSQLKLYGENITDKDMLEKTYSTFHANNMLLDNKSFGRGRGHGYGRGRGRARGHGFWRGRGRNQQNRPHFKRKPYYQK